A window of the Syntrophothermus lipocalidus DSM 12680 genome harbors these coding sequences:
- a CDS encoding WD40 repeat domain-containing protein: protein MNRNYEEKLLCSLRYPLHSLCISPDRRSVAFVAGGSGRETVMLNQRELKTTEKVISGSLVFSPDSQRTAFVVRRGDGQAVVVDGKEKKVYQGILENSLVFSPDSRRLAFAAQADEGQFIVVDGKARKYYEGILQGSLVFSPDSKKIAYAAAVDEEWRLVVDGREKLVCDGVAMGTVLFSPNSARIACAAQFDNKWSVWVDGRSQSLYNAIGGSSLVFSPDSQHLAYAALIGSKRVMLDGRYAPWPGNKQLVVLDGVEQKYYDAVAGDSLTFSPDSQHLAYAAQEGFEIVTVVDGAEIGRYQGIGGETMVFSADSRHLAFAVKKQDKWLVILDGKEGPAYDGILRGSLIFSPDSKHLAYAAQKGEKIVIVVDHDEIAGYDAVTGESLVFSPDSSHLVWAAQDGHRQYVAVDGAPGPEYAVGFTTKGRGIVFDSPTRFRYLAIKDKTHVCLIEESLP from the coding sequence GTGAATAGAAACTACGAGGAAAAGCTTTTGTGCAGCCTCAGATACCCGCTGCATTCATTATGTATTAGTCCAGATCGGAGAAGTGTAGCTTTTGTTGCAGGAGGAAGCGGGCGGGAAACGGTTATGCTTAATCAAAGGGAGCTCAAGACTACCGAAAAAGTGATTTCGGGTAGCCTTGTTTTCAGCCCTGATAGCCAGAGAACTGCCTTTGTTGTCAGAAGGGGAGATGGCCAGGCGGTAGTTGTGGACGGCAAGGAGAAAAAGGTTTACCAGGGTATTCTGGAAAACAGCCTGGTTTTCAGCCCTGACAGCCGCAGGCTTGCTTTTGCGGCTCAGGCAGATGAAGGACAGTTTATAGTAGTGGATGGTAAAGCGAGAAAGTATTATGAGGGGATTCTCCAGGGGAGCCTGGTGTTTAGTCCCGACAGTAAAAAGATAGCGTATGCCGCTGCCGTTGATGAAGAATGGCGGTTGGTAGTCGATGGCCGAGAAAAACTGGTCTGTGACGGGGTCGCGATGGGCACGGTCCTTTTTAGTCCCAACAGCGCTCGGATTGCTTGCGCTGCCCAGTTTGACAACAAGTGGTCAGTGTGGGTAGATGGGAGGTCGCAGTCTCTATACAACGCCATCGGCGGGAGTTCGCTCGTTTTCAGCCCCGACAGCCAGCACCTGGCCTACGCGGCTCTGATCGGCAGTAAACGGGTCATGTTGGATGGCAGGTATGCTCCCTGGCCCGGCAACAAACAGCTGGTTGTCCTGGACGGGGTGGAACAAAAGTATTATGACGCGGTAGCAGGTGACAGCTTGACTTTTAGTCCCGATAGCCAACATCTCGCTTATGCAGCCCAGGAAGGATTCGAAATAGTAACGGTCGTCGATGGTGCGGAGATAGGAAGGTATCAGGGCATAGGCGGAGAGACCATGGTCTTCAGTGCCGACAGCCGACACCTCGCTTTTGCGGTCAAAAAACAAGATAAATGGCTGGTAATCCTCGATGGTAAGGAAGGACCTGCTTATGACGGTATACTGAGGGGAAGCTTGATCTTTAGCCCTGACAGTAAACATTTAGCCTACGCCGCGCAAAAGGGAGAGAAAATCGTGATAGTAGTGGATCACGACGAAATAGCCGGGTATGATGCGGTTACTGGAGAGAGCCTGGTTTTCAGCCCTGACAGCAGCCACCTGGTATGGGCAGCCCAAGACGGGCACAGGCAGTATGTTGCGGTTGACGGGGCACCTGGTCCAGAGTATGCAGTGGGGTTTACCACAAAGGGACGTGGTATCGTGTTCGATTCCCCCACGCGGTTTCGCTACCTGGCGATCAAGGATAAAACCCACGTGTGCTTGATTGAGGAATCATTGCCATAG
- a CDS encoding spore coat protein — protein MKDKDMVNDVLSMVKSSLLNYERVISETSNPQLRQTIQQIRNSDEDFQYRLYQAAAQKGFYTPAQPASMQDIQQIRSQIMV, from the coding sequence ATGAAAGACAAAGACATGGTGAATGACGTTCTTTCTATGGTTAAGAGCAGCCTGTTAAACTATGAACGTGTCATCTCAGAAACCTCCAACCCCCAACTGAGGCAGACTATCCAGCAGATACGCAACTCTGACGAAGACTTTCAATACCGGCTGTACCAAGCAGCTGCCCAAAAAGGGTTCTACACCCCCGCCCAACCCGCCAGCATGCAGGATATCCAGCAGATACGCTCTCAAATCATGGTCTAG
- the yyaC gene encoding spore protease YyaC, with protein sequence MTVVFKKKYFEPEAVSELAKALDTCLPKEGEVVFICIGTNRNILDCLGPMAGTMIKDKVPELAVYGTLDEPIHALNMITALRSIRNRHRGAVEVAIDASLGKPEEVGVIQVRLGSLTPGKAVNKRLPAVGSVAVTGVVAAANDEEIGYVKTVSGSIAPVYYIARTISRSVFAVKEVLLARAAPEEGCEEG encoded by the coding sequence ATGACGGTCGTCTTCAAGAAGAAGTACTTCGAACCCGAGGCGGTTTCGGAGTTGGCGAAGGCTCTAGATACCTGTCTTCCGAAAGAAGGCGAAGTCGTGTTCATATGTATAGGTACCAATAGGAACATCCTCGATTGTTTGGGACCTATGGCAGGGACCATGATTAAGGATAAAGTACCCGAACTCGCGGTTTACGGCACTTTGGACGAGCCGATACACGCTCTGAACATGATAACAGCTTTGCGAAGTATCCGCAATCGTCACCGGGGAGCGGTTGAGGTGGCCATCGATGCTTCTTTGGGAAAGCCGGAGGAAGTCGGGGTGATTCAAGTTAGGTTGGGTAGCTTGACCCCGGGCAAGGCGGTAAACAAACGCTTGCCAGCTGTAGGTAGCGTAGCTGTAACCGGCGTAGTGGCCGCAGCCAACGACGAAGAAATAGGCTACGTAAAGACGGTGTCAGGGAGCATTGCCCCCGTGTATTACATAGCACGTACCATAAGCAGGTCTGTATTTGCCGTGAAAGAAGTGTTGCTGGCGCGGGCCGCACCCGAAGAAGGATGTGAAGAAGGCTGA
- the hisC gene encoding histidinol-phosphate transaminase has translation MAGFVERNARKEVFSLKPYVPGKPIEEVERELGLKDIVKMASNENPLGPSPRAKEAVINVVEDLNIYPDSNCFYLKKKLAEKFGCSQDCFMIGNGSDELLRLITETFVQPSDEVIYGDPSFSEYEFMTRIMGGMVKPVPLQDFTYDLQAMKAAVTENTKIIYVCNPNNPTGTVVTRQQLERFMDGLDEDILVIFDEAYYEYVDDPGFQSGLEYLDRGYNVIVLRTFSKIYGLAGLRIGYGISTPEIVAAVNRVREPFNVNLVAQKAAVAALEDEEHLTRSREINRQGKEYLYRELQAIGLRYVPTQANFIFLDTGLDCRRVFQGLLMQGVITRTGDIFGYPTYIRVTIGTDEQNLRFISSLKRVLEG, from the coding sequence ATGGCAGGATTTGTCGAGAGAAACGCACGCAAGGAAGTATTTTCATTAAAACCTTATGTTCCGGGAAAGCCCATCGAAGAAGTGGAGAGGGAACTAGGCCTCAAAGACATCGTAAAAATGGCTTCCAACGAAAACCCGCTCGGACCGTCTCCCCGGGCTAAGGAGGCGGTTATCAATGTGGTCGAGGACCTGAATATTTATCCCGACAGTAATTGTTTTTACCTGAAAAAGAAACTAGCGGAAAAATTCGGCTGCTCGCAGGATTGCTTTATGATAGGCAATGGATCGGATGAACTTTTGCGATTGATAACGGAAACTTTTGTGCAGCCGTCAGATGAAGTGATTTACGGGGATCCTTCCTTTTCGGAGTACGAATTCATGACCCGCATCATGGGAGGCATGGTGAAGCCGGTTCCTCTGCAGGATTTCACCTACGACTTGCAGGCCATGAAGGCGGCTGTGACCGAAAATACTAAGATAATCTACGTGTGTAACCCTAACAACCCTACGGGTACCGTGGTTACCCGTCAGCAACTGGAGAGGTTCATGGATGGTCTGGATGAGGATATCCTGGTGATTTTCGATGAGGCTTACTACGAGTATGTGGATGACCCCGGGTTTCAGAGTGGGCTCGAATACCTCGACCGCGGCTACAACGTCATCGTTTTGCGGACGTTTTCAAAAATATACGGGTTGGCTGGCTTGAGGATCGGATACGGGATTTCTACGCCGGAGATTGTCGCTGCCGTGAATAGGGTCCGGGAGCCCTTCAACGTGAATCTGGTGGCCCAGAAGGCAGCTGTGGCGGCCTTGGAGGACGAGGAGCACCTGACAAGAAGCCGGGAGATAAACCGGCAAGGCAAGGAATACTTGTACCGAGAGTTGCAGGCAATAGGCTTACGTTATGTCCCAACGCAGGCCAATTTCATTTTTTTAGATACGGGGCTGGACTGCCGGCGGGTTTTCCAAGGGCTGTTGATGCAAGGGGTAATAACCCGGACCGGGGATATTTTCGGCTATCCTACTTACATTAGGGTAACTATAGGTACCGATGAACAAAATCTCCGGTTCATCTCCAGTTTGAAGCGGGTTCTGGAGGGTTAG
- a CDS encoding indolepyruvate oxidoreductase subunit beta yields the protein MAGQAVTSVMIVGVGGQGTLLTSRVLARVAVKLGHDVKVSEVHGMAQRGGSVVSQVRFGPKVYSPIIKRGDADIVLAFEKLEAARWLGYLKQGGLLIINDERVDPLPVMSGEAKYPEDIAQKLCQVVPNSVLVDATGIAVDCGSAKAANMVLVGLLSSVMDIDPELVEEAIRELVSPAVLDLNLRAFHEGRAFWGNRASTAYIG from the coding sequence ATGGCAGGGCAAGCGGTTACCAGTGTCATGATAGTTGGGGTCGGTGGGCAGGGCACCTTGCTGACCAGTCGGGTTTTGGCCCGGGTGGCCGTAAAATTGGGACATGACGTCAAAGTGTCGGAGGTTCACGGAATGGCCCAGCGAGGAGGGAGTGTGGTCAGCCAGGTCCGGTTCGGGCCTAAGGTTTATTCCCCGATCATAAAACGGGGAGATGCCGACATCGTTTTAGCGTTTGAGAAGCTGGAGGCGGCCCGCTGGTTGGGATACCTCAAACAGGGCGGGTTGCTGATAATAAACGATGAGAGGGTGGATCCTCTCCCGGTCATGAGTGGAGAGGCTAAGTACCCCGAGGACATTGCTCAAAAGTTGTGTCAGGTTGTTCCCAACAGCGTGCTGGTCGATGCTACTGGGATTGCCGTGGATTGCGGTAGTGCCAAAGCGGCCAACATGGTCTTAGTGGGCCTGTTGAGCTCGGTTATGGATATAGACCCCGAATTGGTAGAAGAGGCTATTCGCGAGTTGGTTTCGCCAGCTGTTTTGGACCTGAACCTGCGCGCTTTCCATGAGGGCAGGGCTTTTTGGGGTAACAGGGCTTCGACGGCCTATATCGGTTGA
- the iorA gene encoding indolepyruvate ferredoxin oxidoreductase subunit alpha, with product MRRLMIGNEAIARGAYEAGATVATAYPGTPSTEILEFFSRYDGVYAEWAPNEKVAFEVGCGASIAGARTLVAMKHVGVNVAADPLFTFAYTGVNGGLVLVSADDPGMHSSQNEQDNRGYGKFAKLLVVEPSDSQEAKDFVFSAFELSERFDTPVMLRITTRLAHSQSMVEEGERQQVDLKPYTKDAAKYVMLPGHARLRHLEVEKRMAALREYVEESPLNRIEWGDRALGIVTSGVAYQYVKEVMPEVSVLKLGTVNPLPEQLVRRFAAEVDRLIVVEELEPVMEEQLKAWGIKAEGKNFLPRTGEYSPELLEERLLGRTTNTAYTLDTTVPARPPLFCPGCPHRGVFYTLGRMRLTVCGDIGCYTLGALKPLAAMDTTICMGASIGAALGMEKARGPEYAQKTVAVIGDSTFVHSGITGLIDVVYNRGISTVLILDNGTTAMTGHQHHPATGRTIDGVETARLDLEAVCRAVGVQRVRTVDPLDLNQLEAALKEELISGQPSVIIARRPCALLPDAGLGKKMYYVDEEACKGCRLCIKIGCTGIYWIEEERIARINPNLCVGCGLCAQICKLDAILEGGGR from the coding sequence ATGAGAAGATTGATGATCGGCAACGAAGCTATTGCTAGAGGAGCATATGAGGCCGGGGCCACAGTGGCTACCGCTTATCCGGGTACGCCCAGCACCGAGATACTGGAGTTTTTCAGCAGGTACGATGGGGTGTACGCGGAATGGGCTCCCAACGAGAAAGTGGCTTTCGAGGTAGGTTGTGGAGCCTCCATTGCCGGGGCCCGTACCTTGGTGGCTATGAAACACGTCGGAGTAAACGTCGCGGCTGACCCGCTTTTCACTTTTGCTTATACAGGGGTAAACGGCGGTTTGGTCTTGGTGTCTGCGGACGATCCGGGGATGCATTCCTCGCAGAACGAGCAAGACAACCGGGGATACGGTAAGTTTGCCAAGCTGTTGGTTGTTGAACCTTCAGACAGCCAAGAAGCTAAAGACTTTGTTTTTTCGGCTTTTGAGCTGAGCGAGCGGTTTGACACCCCGGTTATGTTGAGGATTACTACACGCCTGGCCCATTCTCAAAGCATGGTGGAGGAGGGCGAGCGGCAACAGGTTGATCTGAAACCTTATACCAAAGACGCTGCCAAATACGTCATGTTGCCGGGGCACGCCCGGTTGCGCCACCTCGAGGTTGAAAAGCGGATGGCTGCCTTGCGTGAATACGTGGAGGAGAGCCCTCTAAACCGGATAGAGTGGGGAGATCGAGCCCTCGGTATCGTTACCAGCGGGGTGGCTTACCAGTACGTGAAAGAGGTTATGCCCGAGGTATCGGTTCTTAAACTGGGTACGGTCAACCCTTTGCCCGAGCAACTGGTACGTCGGTTTGCAGCCGAGGTTGACCGTTTAATCGTGGTGGAAGAATTGGAGCCTGTGATGGAGGAGCAATTGAAAGCATGGGGGATCAAGGCAGAAGGCAAGAATTTCCTCCCGCGTACCGGTGAGTACAGCCCAGAACTCTTGGAAGAGAGATTACTGGGGAGAACTACGAACACTGCTTACACGCTGGATACGACGGTGCCCGCCAGGCCACCCCTGTTTTGTCCGGGATGCCCGCATCGGGGAGTCTTTTATACCCTGGGCCGGATGAGATTGACTGTTTGCGGGGATATCGGTTGTTATACTTTGGGGGCACTCAAACCCTTGGCTGCCATGGATACCACCATCTGTATGGGAGCGAGCATAGGCGCAGCCCTGGGTATGGAAAAGGCCCGGGGACCCGAGTATGCCCAGAAAACAGTGGCGGTGATCGGCGATTCTACATTCGTGCATTCAGGTATCACCGGGCTCATCGATGTCGTGTACAATCGGGGAATTTCTACTGTGTTGATTCTAGACAACGGGACCACGGCCATGACCGGTCACCAGCATCACCCGGCGACTGGCCGCACCATCGACGGGGTAGAGACGGCAAGGTTGGACCTGGAGGCGGTTTGCCGGGCAGTCGGGGTACAGAGGGTAAGGACCGTGGACCCACTGGACTTGAACCAACTGGAAGCAGCCTTGAAAGAAGAGCTCATTTCTGGACAGCCTTCGGTTATCATCGCCAGGCGACCTTGTGCCCTTCTCCCTGATGCCGGTCTGGGAAAAAAGATGTACTACGTGGACGAGGAGGCTTGCAAAGGATGCCGGCTGTGCATCAAGATAGGGTGCACTGGTATTTATTGGATAGAAGAAGAAAGAATAGCCAGGATTAATCCCAACCTCTGCGTTGGGTGTGGCCTTTGCGCTCAGATATGTAAGCTGGATGCCATCCTGGAAGGGGGTGGGCGGTAA
- the speE gene encoding polyamine aminopropyltransferase, giving the protein MDAWLHEGHTKGYTVSWRLRDVIHVEKTPYQELAIVDTYEWGKALVLDGCIQTTEVDEFIYHEMITHVAMMAHPEPKRVLIIGGGDGGVLREVLRYDSVVAADLVEIDARVVENCQIYLPEIACGFSDPRANIIIEDGLQYVKKPERKYDVVIVDSSDPVGPAVELFGAAFYQDVCAIMEEDGIMVAQAESPLFFRDTFVQVFLNMRQVFPIARVYLTSVPTYVSGYWAFGVGSKKYRPEEVAEGRRTVGGLKWYTPDLHRAAFVLPRSVKESLETAAEAR; this is encoded by the coding sequence ATGGACGCTTGGTTGCACGAGGGGCATACTAAAGGGTACACGGTGAGCTGGCGCCTGCGCGACGTGATTCATGTAGAGAAAACGCCTTACCAGGAGCTAGCCATTGTGGACACCTATGAATGGGGCAAGGCTTTGGTGCTAGACGGGTGTATTCAAACCACCGAGGTAGACGAGTTCATATACCACGAGATGATCACTCACGTGGCAATGATGGCCCATCCCGAACCCAAGAGAGTGTTGATAATAGGTGGTGGAGACGGAGGGGTATTGAGAGAGGTTCTCAGGTATGATTCGGTTGTAGCGGCGGACTTGGTGGAAATAGACGCACGGGTTGTCGAGAATTGCCAAATTTATTTGCCTGAAATTGCCTGTGGCTTTTCGGATCCCCGGGCTAACATCATCATAGAAGATGGTTTACAATACGTTAAGAAACCAGAAAGGAAGTACGATGTAGTCATCGTGGATTCGTCAGACCCCGTAGGTCCAGCGGTAGAGTTATTTGGGGCTGCCTTTTATCAGGATGTATGCGCCATCATGGAAGAAGACGGGATCATGGTGGCCCAAGCAGAATCTCCGCTTTTTTTTAGAGACACGTTCGTACAGGTATTTTTGAATATGCGCCAGGTATTTCCCATCGCGCGTGTTTATCTGACCTCTGTACCCACGTACGTTAGCGGTTACTGGGCGTTCGGCGTGGGCTCCAAGAAGTACCGGCCAGAGGAAGTTGCAGAAGGGCGCCGTACGGTGGGCGGATTAAAGTGGTACACACCCGATCTTCACCGTGCAGCCTTTGTTCTGCCCCGCTCTGTCAAGGAAAGCCTTGAAACCGCGGCTGAGGCTAGATGA
- a CDS encoding Hsp20/alpha crystallin family protein, whose amino-acid sequence MRWSPFRENLPWRNLAMELENMFDFPRTTQLPRIDMYETDNEIVVSAEIPGVESKDDIDVSITDNQLSLSGEIKRTRDISDHGIHRSERYFGRFYRTVPLPHYISTEGSTASYRNGILEVRIPKTKEYRSRAKKLQIQ is encoded by the coding sequence ATGCGCTGGAGTCCCTTCAGGGAAAACCTACCCTGGCGCAACTTGGCTATGGAACTGGAAAACATGTTCGATTTCCCGCGAACGACCCAGCTTCCCCGAATTGATATGTACGAGACCGACAACGAGATCGTTGTCTCCGCCGAGATACCAGGCGTTGAATCCAAAGACGATATCGACGTCTCCATAACCGACAACCAGCTGAGCCTTTCAGGGGAAATAAAACGAACAAGAGACATATCGGATCACGGCATCCACAGGTCGGAACGCTATTTTGGCAGGTTCTACCGAACCGTGCCTTTGCCCCATTATATCAGCACCGAAGGCAGCACTGCCTCCTATCGCAACGGTATCCTGGAGGTGAGGATCCCGAAAACTAAAGAGTACCGCAGCCGGGCTAAGAAACTGCAAATCCAGTAA
- a CDS encoding replicative DNA helicase: protein MAVRRFVPEERLSDLESERRVISAMLHSEEACIEAYDSLKMQDFYHPKHQVVFELVCSLYEQEIRPTYVELLKEAHKLNLFRDPRDIEELKYIVEHFIDDENVRYWIKRVRDKSRLRKFEAFLRHYYQVLIEREVDDVEQLLMEAEGDLTNITALEVDDKVDTPYDLASLSYQEVERRFLRYKEIQEKHRGVIPLDGLTTGFDTLNHITLGYKPGDLIIVGAQTGHGKTAFALHTALAVAVRQHHNILYLNTEMSRVQIALRWGSILSNIEQDLIRRGDLTESQLSRVLQGYSLLRESGFYSYPCPNLTPEKTISIARKFKVQHDIKLMILDYVGRMDKITNNLAEWQVLEQIVKAQKMLAQNLNIAVMCLVQLNEDGTLQGARRMKNECDLMLKLLPISREEMEENEELKKYKRANYYLYIDKNRDGIGGVYIPIYFDKARQTMHDAERVSL from the coding sequence ATGGCGGTAAGACGATTTGTGCCGGAAGAAAGGCTCTCCGACCTGGAGAGCGAACGCCGGGTTATATCTGCCATGTTGCACTCCGAGGAAGCGTGTATTGAGGCTTATGACTCGCTGAAGATGCAAGACTTTTACCACCCTAAACACCAGGTGGTATTTGAGCTGGTATGTAGCCTGTATGAACAGGAAATACGGCCGACCTATGTCGAGCTGCTTAAAGAAGCCCATAAACTGAACCTTTTTCGTGATCCCCGTGATATTGAAGAGCTGAAATACATAGTCGAACACTTTATCGATGATGAAAACGTCCGCTACTGGATTAAACGGGTAAGGGATAAGTCACGGCTCCGTAAATTTGAAGCTTTTCTGCGCCATTACTACCAGGTACTGATAGAGCGGGAAGTCGACGATGTCGAGCAATTGCTCATGGAAGCCGAAGGAGATCTGACTAATATTACGGCACTTGAAGTCGACGACAAGGTGGATACGCCTTACGACCTGGCTAGCCTCAGTTACCAAGAGGTAGAAAGGCGGTTTCTGAGGTATAAGGAAATTCAGGAAAAACACCGCGGGGTCATACCGTTGGACGGGCTCACTACCGGGTTTGACACGCTGAATCACATTACTTTAGGATACAAGCCCGGAGATTTGATCATAGTAGGAGCCCAAACCGGTCACGGGAAAACGGCTTTTGCTCTCCACACTGCCCTGGCAGTGGCGGTAAGGCAGCACCACAACATTTTGTACCTGAATACCGAAATGAGCCGGGTACAGATAGCCTTGCGTTGGGGTTCTATCCTTTCTAACATCGAGCAAGACCTTATCCGTCGCGGCGACCTGACGGAGAGCCAGCTGTCGAGGGTTCTGCAGGGATATTCCCTTTTACGGGAAAGTGGGTTCTACTCGTATCCATGCCCCAATTTGACCCCCGAAAAAACCATATCTATAGCCCGTAAATTCAAGGTGCAACACGACATAAAGCTGATGATCCTTGACTATGTGGGCAGGATGGACAAGATAACCAACAACTTAGCAGAATGGCAGGTTTTGGAACAAATTGTCAAAGCCCAGAAGATGTTAGCCCAGAACCTCAATATTGCCGTAATGTGTCTGGTTCAGTTAAATGAGGATGGTACACTTCAGGGGGCTAGACGGATGAAGAACGAATGTGACCTCATGCTGAAGCTCCTTCCCATTTCCAGGGAGGAGATGGAGGAAAACGAAGAGCTCAAAAAATATAAACGGGCTAACTATTACCTCTACATCGACAAGAATAGGGACGGCATCGGCGGGGTGTATATTCCGATCTACTTTGATAAGGCCAGGCAGACCATGCACGATGCGGAGAGGGTTTCCCTGTGA
- a CDS encoding DnaD domain protein translates to MGATDATMELLRWGFVQIPAALYYYAGELDLDAEDIGILGAFLYTYCCRSKPLWQRGLEIGQVMQCYPSLSKSKLAWRLSKWVRLGLVEVEESTLGGEFRTRRVFLEPLWSKLEEMVIRDHPELDSLGWREKELLRQELQAKNQRVHELERLLERGRAGLDQISSTANKELRVVIDFIEQKTGNLVSPEMYKEANRWLDELKCRPEYVIMMLELCFERKIYNPREITAIARGLREASISNLGGMEDYFRRIVDKPGYSRSRWQDFAVEMAELGSFTGIDMQAEARRNMYEKWRVQWGFSHEVIMKAGEIMCQRTRSGGLEYMDRVLANWREKGITTPEEAERETSEFKNRKQKRDSHASAPKTMRTAKDKDEVEIFVVPQVLEELKSKVPG, encoded by the coding sequence ATGGGCGCTACGGACGCCACAATGGAGTTGCTGCGGTGGGGGTTTGTACAGATACCTGCCGCGCTTTATTATTATGCAGGAGAATTGGACTTGGACGCCGAAGACATCGGCATTTTAGGAGCATTCTTGTACACGTATTGTTGCCGTTCGAAGCCGCTGTGGCAGAGAGGACTTGAAATCGGGCAGGTTATGCAGTGTTATCCTTCACTGAGCAAGAGCAAACTTGCTTGGAGGCTGTCAAAATGGGTTAGGTTGGGATTGGTCGAAGTCGAAGAATCGACATTAGGTGGCGAGTTTAGAACGAGACGGGTTTTTCTTGAGCCTCTTTGGAGCAAGCTCGAGGAAATGGTCATAAGGGATCATCCTGAACTTGATAGCCTTGGATGGCGAGAAAAAGAGTTGTTGCGGCAGGAACTGCAAGCCAAGAACCAGCGGGTTCATGAATTGGAAAGGTTGCTGGAAAGAGGAAGGGCTGGGCTGGACCAGATTTCAAGCACGGCGAACAAAGAACTTAGAGTGGTTATCGATTTCATCGAACAGAAAACCGGGAATCTGGTTAGTCCGGAGATGTATAAAGAAGCAAACCGATGGCTGGATGAGCTAAAGTGTCGTCCAGAATACGTTATCATGATGCTGGAACTGTGCTTTGAGAGAAAGATATACAATCCACGCGAAATCACGGCCATTGCTAGGGGGCTAAGGGAGGCTTCTATCTCTAACTTGGGCGGGATGGAGGACTATTTCCGGCGGATAGTAGACAAGCCTGGTTATTCGCGGTCGCGCTGGCAAGACTTTGCGGTCGAGATGGCCGAGCTCGGCAGCTTTACCGGAATTGATATGCAGGCCGAGGCCAGGAGAAACATGTACGAAAAATGGAGAGTGCAGTGGGGCTTTTCCCACGAGGTGATCATGAAGGCCGGAGAGATCATGTGCCAGCGAACCAGAAGCGGTGGTCTCGAATACATGGACCGGGTACTGGCCAACTGGAGGGAGAAGGGCATTACCACGCCGGAAGAGGCAGAAAGAGAAACCAGTGAGTTTAAAAACCGCAAGCAGAAACGGGATTCTCATGCCAGTGCACCCAAGACGATGAGGACTGCTAAAGACAAGGATGAGGTCGAGATATTCGTAGTTCCGCAGGTGCTGGAGGAATTGAAGAGCAAAGTTCCAGGATAG